The following proteins are encoded in a genomic region of Desulfarculaceae bacterium:
- a CDS encoding sulfurtransferase TusA family protein, whose amino-acid sequence MSDYAADKVLDLKGLPCPMPVVKMSQEIGSVDVGQVIEVHTTDPGSLSDFPAWAETSGNEVLGSEQGEFIKIFVKRNN is encoded by the coding sequence ATGTCCGATTACGCCGCCGACAAGGTTTTGGATCTCAAAGGCCTGCCCTGCCCCATGCCCGTGGTCAAGATGAGCCAGGAGATCGGCTCCGTGGACGTGGGCCAGGTCATCGAAGTGCACACCACCGACCCCGGCTCCCTGAGCGACTTCCCGGCCTGGGCCGAGACCTCGGGCAACGAGGTGTTGGGCTCCGAGCAGGGCGAGTTCATCAAGATTTTCGTCAAGCGCAATAACTAA